The Raphanus sativus cultivar WK10039 chromosome 6, ASM80110v3, whole genome shotgun sequence sequence ACCCTAATATCTTACATAAATAACCTTCCGTGGGAAGGAAGTAAACTGGTCTTCCTTACTCTTCTTCAAACGAACGACCAATTCACAAACATGAAAGCTAAGCAGTGGTTTGATTCGTCGTCATCAAGAACTTTCCATACTGTTGCCTGCTCGTAAGCCACCAATCTCCCCATGCTTGATGCACACACACCCGCAGGAAGATGAGCATATCCCTACAACAACAAAACGATCAAGATTCCAAGTCagacaatgatttttttttcaagaaaatgGCAAAAGAATCATCAAGTAAATGAAAAAAGACCTGTTGCATGATCTTGGGGAACTCGGAGCAAAGAGCTTTACGACCGGACTCGTCCAGGGTCTTGTCTAGCATTATGTCTTGAAGTGCTACAAGAGTAGTTTCCAGCATGTCTAAACCGGTTTGGTTTGCAAATGTGAATACCGGTGAAGCCTGCAAAAGACATTGTgccaaaaaatttgaaaaataggTCCTTAGAAGCAAAGACATGTTAGTCACTTACGTTTGTTTTGAGCGAGCAGCAATAGATTGCGTCAGTGTGGTTCCAGAGTTGACGTAGCAATGAGTCACCACTGGTTTGAGAAGCAGGGCCAAAGAGATCTACACCAGTGTGAACTCTGCAACAGCAAAATAAGAAGAGAGTTTAGACCAAATAAACACTTAGCTTAGACAAAAAACTAGAATGCTAACAAGTACCTGTAACTCCGGGAGATCCAACGTGCCAGAGTGAGAGCTTCGGGGGAAGAAGGAGCAGACATTGGACTGATATTAGAACCAGGACGAGGAGCAATAGCTAGAGCAACCCTCTGAATAGATCCCACTATGCTTCTTACGTACTGACGTGCCATTGAAGCAACATTGTCTCTTGTGTGGTTATCAAATGTGAACTGGAATGCTATGGTCACTACCGACCTGAAGTTGCAACCATTTGTGTCAGCTTCACCTCCTTGACGGGTTGATCCTTCTAAAGCCGATGCTAAATCCAATGTACGGTTTGCAGATGCACCGTTCTATATATGACAGTAGTGGAAGATTAGATTTTAGCATTAGGGAACACTGATCTTTAAATGaggttttgatttatttaccacTGATGATTTATATTCAAGAGGTATGACACGGAAACCAGAAGGGAGCAAAGGAGCATCATCAGCAAATGATTCATCAATAGGAGCAAAGACAAGCTGTGCACAACCTCCAACCACATTTTCATCAACACCGCTACAAAGCTGCGGATCGAATCAAagatcaaaaaaaaactcaacaagagatgagaagcaagagagagaagaaacttTGGAGGTGAAGTAAAAAACCTGTAGTAAGTACATATCCCTAGCTAAACCCATATCTTCAGGTGAGTAAGCATGACCTTCAAGTCTAACCACCTCAAGAAACTGaaacaagaaaattaaaaaggttTTAGTAGTATTAAGAGGGAAGAAAAAAGTGAAGCTGGTTAGTAGTCTCTAGCACCTCTTCATGTTCAACAGTCTGGGCGAGGGGGAGAATGACTTGGTTACTCGGGAAACCACCAGCTCTAGCGCAAGGAACAGCAAAGGGACTAGCTCTGAGGGATGCAGCAGCATAAGCATCCACACCATAATCAGCCCACTCAGAGCGGTGCTCCCTAAGGAATCTAACAAGTACAGCAGGTGGAACGTTCTTGGTGCAAGAAAAAAAGATGCAAGTTAGTTTAAACTAAAGaccaaaacagaaaaacaattATTCATCTATCCAACAATGTACCTCCAATAGCATAGAAGCCTTAGCACAAAGCACGCCACTACCAAAGCTAGGAAGGAACTGAGTCCCACCAAATTTTCCAGGGGACAAGTTTATCATAACTGTAATATCCTCTGCACCATCACTACCCAATGGTGACCATCCATCATCCACAAAACCATTCACAGCATCATTGAATCCCCTGAAGTTTCATTCATTTGAACAATTAGAAAtagagagaagaaaacaacTCTTGGCAGTAAAGCTATTCAAGATGATACTTACCGACAGAGTTTTTGACTGAAGGTTCTTAAAACCGCAGGTTGCCTTCCTCCACCGTACTCAACTTCTCCACTTGTCTCTTGTGTAATTTGTCTCACATGTCTCAGAGCCTAAAATAAAGAAACCAAACATAAGAACCACAGTATTATCACCGAATTGGTTGTGGTGTATGAGGTTGTTTGAACTTTACAGCGACGGTCATTTTCTGAGCAAGAATCTTAGAAGACTCATAGAGAGGCCTCATGACTTCAGGGACACTCCAAGCCTAGGAGAAACCAGAAAAGAATATAAAGTCAGGAACAATATTAAATAGAGTCGGCGTGTTTTGACTCAGCAGCTTACATCCAAATCAACATGGTCAACAATGTGGACAATGGAACCACCACCCTCGCAGGGACGGACGAGAAACCCGCTTGGTCTCATTTCAGCTCTCACAAAGCTTGAAGAAGGTGGTCCGGTGGGGCCACCAGTTTTAGAAGTAAGCGACCTCTCACAAACCTGAAGACAGTGATAGAAAAGGCATCATGAAGcagtgttaaaaatataaaaaagcaGATCCAAAACCAAAAGCTTTACCACATAGCTTCCATCTTCTAAACATGTGCTGTATCTCAGCGTCCAAAAGTCACGAGCTGCTGCTAATGTTGTTGGAGCATACATCTGAATAAAATCAGGTTTATGTCATTATAGGAAGTTTTATAAAGAAGTGCAACTGAGAGACTACAAGAACATTGGTGGGACCTGCGTGTATATAAGCTCGATAGTCCCGCCATTTCCAGCAGGAACCACACTAAGAGTATCCACACATCGGCAATCACGGAGCCAAGATTGACGATCTTTGAGGATTTCAGCAACCTACAGTTTTTTGTTCAAGAATGACTCAAAACTCTATTTATTTCTCATGATCACAGACACAACAAGCAATATGAAAATAATGTAACACTTTACCTTCATGGGTTCTAAACTCACGAGGCCGCAGGCACGTGCTGCAATTCCGCTGCAGTTGCGCGAAATAGAGACAATGCCAATAGAATCCGGACCAGGCTACACCAAGTAGAGAAGATTTATCAAGACagtactatatttattttgtcaCATAAGAAAAGAAGCAGAAACTTGAAGAGTTAATTATTACCTTCATACCAATCATCTGAACCCAGTCAACAGCAGTTCCTGTAGCCTTGGAAAGGAACTCTGCGAGGGCCTCCTCTGCTATTGAAAGGAGActaaacacaaaaacaaaaacaaaaacatcacaaagatgaaaatataaatcaagAAGCTGATTAGACCAAGTAAAAAAGAGCTCACCCAGCTGGGTTGTTAGCATCGCGTTGCAGATGCTGATGATTTGGGTTTTTCTGTTGATGTTGCTGACCACTTACGACCACAGACTCACAGCTGTTGTCTGTGGTCGTCCCAGAAGCCTGCACTCCAAGTAACAACTactaaggaaaaaaaaaacaatatatgaTATCGAGTTTTCATAGAGACTAAAGTCGAAGAGTTTTTTTTACAGTGTGAAGTTGGTGTTTCATGTGGCCATTCTCATAGACTAAGTGAGAAACTTGCTTCTGCAGACGATCATTCTCTTCCATCAAGAGTTTGTTCATGGCGTTAAGCTTTCTGTTCACTGTTTGGAGACGAGCTGCTTCTTTCCTTTGCTTCTCTCGACATCTAACCAATCAAAAGGAAGCTTTAATAATTCAACTAGACCAAAGATAGACACAATGGTTTGCATTGCATGTATGATACAGAGACTCCATAATGATATAAaagatgatgttttttttttcaattaatcATATAGTTTAGACGGAAATAAATGTCACAAAACGCAATCAAAGACAAATTTATTAGATGTGTCGCTTTCTTGTATTTAAAGTTTGAACAGTGTCAAAGCGTAAACAGAACAAAGTTACCTGCTCTGAGAGATTTTACAAGACATCGATCTAcattaaatttcaaaacataatGATCACTAAGATCCAAATCTAAagaatcataattaaaaacagCAAAAGCGCGTTAGGAACACGCGCGTCTCCCTTTTTTTCTCTCGCGGCGAACCTCAAGTCTTCGTTTTCTCTGCATCAAATCGACGGCACAACCGTCGACTCTGGCCTCCGTCGACTTTCCAGACTCGACTGAAGCCTCTTTCTCTCCCCAGCTCAAAGATCCAATGTCTCTTCCACCGACGGATTTAATTGACCAACTCCGCCACGAGATCCATGAAGAAGCTCCTCCTCCGGCCATCATTCTTCCTCCTGCCTCTGGGCCTGTCAGTGTCGCTCCTGCCAGTGTTGTTAACACTGTAGAAGAAGCGGGTGATAACGAGATTGGTGAAGAAGCAGCTGATGAGCATGAGACTGATGAAGAAGCGGGTGATGACGATTCAGATGAAGGTCCCACCTTTGTTCCCTCCTTGGGTGCGTGGTCAAAGCCACTTCATTTCACGCCACCACCGACTCCACCGGAACCTGCAACTCCAAGGTTCCAAGTTACAGAGAGGCTACAAAGTCAAATAGATTCATTCTGGCCGTCCATTGGTGAAGCTATTGTCAACGGTcccaagaagaagggtcatgtGATGTTTCCTAAGAAATCAGTGACGCAAATGCCGGTAGATAAAATCCCACCTCCGGCTCTCAAGGAAGATGGTAGCCTTCGGTTTCCATGGGCTGCCCGAATGAACCAATCTTCTAGAAACTTGTTTCGTGCCACTGAGCCGACATACCGACTTGATGGAACTCCTCAAGTGACAATCCCCTCTAAGGTACTTAAGCTAGGACCTGAGAATAAGGAAGAATATGTTGTAGGACAGTTTCATAGGTGTTCTAGCCCGCCTGGAGGTCTTATTCATGCAGTGTTGAATAGGTTATGGGGTCGAGAATGTAGGATATCCTGCCGGAAGTTGGGGGACTCTTCGTTTTTGTTCCATATCCCTCATGAAAATACTCGTAAATGGGTTATCCAGCGAGGTGTGTGGCATGTTGATGATTGTCTTCTCTTTGTGTCTCCTTGGAATCCGGTAACCTCTTTCAAAATCCCGGAGATCTCTACCTTACCAGTGTGGGTCAACCTCAAGAATATCCCAGATTCATGTTTTTCTAGGTTAGGCATTAGTCACATAGCATCGGGTTTGGGAGAACCAATGCTTACGCACAAGCCTCGCTTAGATCCAGCAAATATGGGAGAAGCAAAAATTTTAGTTGAAGTTGAGCTAGATAAGCCATTTCCGAAGCTAATTGCGCTTGATGACAAGCAAGGCAATATCTTTTTAGTAGAGGTAGAGTATTCTTGGATTCCTAGTGCTTGTGATAGATGTGGAGCACTTGGCCATAAAGAGAAAAGGTGTCTAGTACCTCCTAAACCTCATGATTCTGTTCCTGTTACTAAGGAACCTCAGGTTACAAACGATGAGATTCCAGTGGTGAATATCGTTCATTTGGCACAGAATTCTTTTAGTACACTTATGGAAAATTTGGAGCCATGTTCGGCCTCGCTCTCTACCCAACAGGCACTTAACACTCCAGAAAAGTCTTTGACCACTACACCTTCCGAGGTTGCAGCTGTCACTCCCTTTACAGATTCGCATGAGGTACATTCTACTTCTTGCTCAGAGATTGATGTCACTATCCCTATGTTAGCAGCTACAAATGTTGCTCCCTCTCATTCACCTATTATGGAAGATATTCCATCACAATCTATCATTGTGGAAGAACCTGGTTTTTCTGCAAATGAGCATCAAATTGACCCTACCACTCCTCCCACCCACAATCAACAACAATTCTATAGA is a genomic window containing:
- the LOC108812999 gene encoding homeobox-leucine zipper protein ATHB-14, whose product is MMVHTMHRESPDKGLDSGKYVRYTPEQVEALERVYTECPKPTSLRRQQLIRECPILSNIEPKQIKVWFQNRRCREKQRKEAARLQTVNRKLNAMNKLLMEENDRLQKQVSHLVYENGHMKHQLHTASGTTTDNSCESVVVSGQQHQQKNPNHQHLQRDANNPAGLLSIAEEALAEFLSKATGTAVDWVQMIGMKPGPDSIGIVSISRNCSGIAARACGLVSLEPMKVAEILKDRQSWLRDCRCVDTLSVVPAGNGGTIELIYTQMYAPTTLAAARDFWTLRYSTCLEDGSYVVCERSLTSKTGGPTGPPSSSFVRAEMRPSGFLVRPCEGGGSIVHIVDHVDLDAWSVPEVMRPLYESSKILAQKMTVAALRHVRQITQETSGEVEYGGGRQPAVLRTFSQKLCRGFNDAVNGFVDDGWSPLGSDGAEDITVMINLSPGKFGGTQFLPSFGSGVLCAKASMLLENVPPAVLVRFLREHRSEWADYGVDAYAAASLRASPFAVPCARAGGFPSNQVILPLAQTVEHEEFLEVVRLEGHAYSPEDMGLARDMYLLQLCSGVDENVVGGCAQLVFAPIDESFADDAPLLPSGFRVIPLEYKSSVNGASANRTLDLASALEGSTRQGGEADTNGCNFRSVVTIAFQFTFDNHTRDNVASMARQYVRSIVGSIQRVALAIAPRPGSNISPMSAPSSPEALTLARWISRSYRVHTGVDLFGPASQTSGDSLLRQLWNHTDAIYCCSLKTNASPVFTFANQTGLDMLETTLVALQDIMLDKTLDESGRKALCSEFPKIMQQGYAHLPAGVCASSMGRLVAYEQATVWKVLDDDESNHCLAFMFVNWSFV